Proteins encoded by one window of Sorex araneus isolate mSorAra2 chromosome 3, mSorAra2.pri, whole genome shotgun sequence:
- the LOC101558779 gene encoding heterogeneous nuclear ribonucleoprotein F, whose amino-acid sequence MMLGPEGGEGFLVKLRGLPWSCSIEDVQNLLSDCTIHDGAAGVHFIYTREGRQSAEAFVELESEDDVKLALKKDRESMGHQYIEVFKSHRTEMDWVLKHSGPNSADTTNDGFVRLRGLPFGCTKEEIVQFFSGLEIVPNGITLPVDPEGKITGEAFVQFASQELAEKALGKHKERIGHRYIEVFKSSQEEVRSYSDPSLKFMSVQRPGPYDRPGTARRYIGIVKQAGLDRMRSGAYSAGYGGYEEYSGLSDGYGFTTDLFGRDLSYCLSGMYDHRYGDGEFTVQSTTGHCVHMRGLPYKATENDIYNFFSPLNPVRVHIEIGPDGRVTGEADVEFATHEEAVAAMSKDRANMQHRYIELFLNSTTGASNGAYSSQMMQGMGVSAQSTYSGLESQSVSGCYGAGYSGQNSMGGYD is encoded by the coding sequence ATGATGCTGGGCCCTGAGGGAGGTGAAGGCTTTTTGGTCAAGCTCCGTGGCCTGCCATGGTCCTGTTCTATTGAGGATGTGCAGAATCTCCTCTCCGACTGCACGATTCATGATGGGGCCGCAGGTGTTCATTTTATCTACACTAGAGAAGGCAGGCAGAGTGCTGAGGCTTTTGTTGAACTTGAATCAGAAGATGATGTCAAATTGGCCCTGAAAAAAGACAGGGAAAGCATGGGACACCAGTACATTGAGGTGTTCAAGTCACACAGAACCGAGATGGATTGGGTGTTGAAGCACAGCGGTCCAAACAGCGCTGACACCACCAATGATGGCTTCGTGCGGCTTCGAGGACTACCATTTGGATGCACCAAGGAAGAAATTGTTCAGTTCTTCTCAGGGTTAGAAATCGTGCCAAACGGGATCACATTGCCTGTGGACCCCGAGGGCAAGATTACAGGGGAAGCCTTCGTGCAGTTTGCTTCACAGGAGTTAGCTGAGAAGGCACTAGGGAAGCACAAGGAGAGAATAGGGCACAGATATATTGAAGTGTTTAAGAGCAGCCAGGAAGAAGTTAGGTCATACTCAGACCCCTCTCTGAAGTTTATGTCTGTGCAGCGGCCTGGGCCTTATGATCGGCCTGGCACAGCCAGGAGATACATTGGCATTGTTAAGCAAGCAGGCCTGGATAGAATGAGATCTGGTGCCTACAGTGCAGGCTACGGGGGCTATGAGGAGTACAGCGGCCTCAGTGATGGTTATGGCTTCACCACTGACCTCTTTGGGAGAGACCTCAGTTACTGTCTCTCGGGGATGTATGATCACAGATATGGAGATGGCGAGTTCACtgtccagagcaccactgggcattgTGTCCACATGAGGGGGCTGCCATACAAAGCCACTGAGAACGACATTTACAACTTCTTCTCTCCACTCAACCCAGTGAGAGTTCATATTGAGATTGGCCCTGATGGAAGAGTAACCGGTGAAGCCGATGTCGAATTTGCCACTCATGAAGAAGCCGTGGCAGCTATGTCCAAAGACAGGGCCAACATGCAGCACAGATACATAGAACTCTTCTTGAATTCCACAACAGGGGCCAGCAATGGGGCATATAGCAGCCAGATGATGCAAGGCATGGGGGTATCTGCCCAGTCCACATACAGTGGCCTTGAGAGCCAGTCTGTGAGTGGCTGTTATGGGGCTGGCTACAGTGGCCAGAATAGCATGGGTGGATATGATTAG